One Luteolibacter flavescens DNA segment encodes these proteins:
- a CDS encoding GNAT family N-acetyltransferase — protein sequence MSTALIRPYRHGDHVAIASIFCRAVHEIGIRHYTVAQCEAWSGTKPDPGHWEQRCERKKPFVSIVDGEIAGFLELDPDGHIDCAYVNPDFQRRGIMSALVKHAVGVAAEGGLSRVYVEASIGARPMFGRLGFVVLCEQQVAIGGETLVNYRMEFVLP from the coding sequence ATGAGCACCGCATTGATCCGCCCCTATCGCCACGGGGACCACGTGGCCATCGCGAGTATCTTCTGCCGGGCCGTGCACGAGATCGGCATCCGGCACTACACGGTGGCGCAATGCGAGGCGTGGTCGGGGACGAAGCCGGACCCCGGGCACTGGGAGCAGCGCTGCGAGCGGAAGAAGCCCTTCGTCAGTATTGTGGACGGGGAGATCGCGGGGTTCCTGGAGCTGGATCCGGATGGCCACATCGACTGCGCGTATGTGAATCCGGATTTCCAGCGGCGCGGGATCATGAGCGCGCTCGTGAAGCATGCGGTCGGAGTCGCGGCGGAGGGGGGGCTTTCGCGCGTGTACGTCGAGGCTTCCATCGGCGCTCGTCCAATGTTCGGGCGGCTTGGCTTCGTGGTGCTGTGCGAGCAGCAGGTCGCCATCGGCGGCGAGACCTTGGTGAACTACCGCATGGAATTCGTGCTCCCATAG
- a CDS encoding Sb-PDE family phosphodiesterase, whose translation MSNRIAAILIAALSISLPHIATAAEEGIIRLEGDRIQKERKHLRIPAVNGMQAIKCDFHMHTVFTDGHVWPNVRVQEAWRDGLDAFAFTEHAEYAPYQADVKRDPGRSYELAKGGAAEHNLTLVKGIEITRNTPPGHFNAIFIKDASKFPADRKEELDQVSVDEAIAQDAFLFWNHPGWKAKEIPGSYEWIPFVEKLHQEKKLHGIEVANGHGIHTKAIDWALERNLTIIGNTDVHNLISHEYKGHRTMTLVFAKDRSAEAIREALVAGRTVAWAGKYLIGREDNAKGLFEAAVKVAPVHHEATDRNNAKRKFREVTNDSDLVFEMKARGLPKIVLNPGSTQLVSFPAEWTEVEWQVTNVFVGTEKRLKVKVSLP comes from the coding sequence ATGAGCAACCGCATTGCCGCAATCCTGATAGCCGCCCTCTCGATCTCCCTGCCCCACATCGCCACCGCGGCGGAGGAAGGCATCATCCGCCTGGAAGGCGACCGCATCCAGAAGGAGCGCAAGCACCTGCGCATCCCGGCCGTGAACGGCATGCAGGCGATCAAGTGCGACTTCCACATGCACACCGTCTTCACCGACGGCCACGTGTGGCCGAACGTGCGCGTGCAGGAAGCCTGGCGCGACGGACTCGACGCCTTCGCCTTCACCGAGCACGCCGAATACGCGCCCTACCAGGCCGACGTGAAGCGCGATCCCGGCCGCTCCTACGAACTCGCGAAGGGTGGTGCCGCCGAGCACAACCTGACGCTGGTGAAGGGCATCGAGATCACCCGCAACACGCCGCCGGGCCACTTCAACGCGATCTTCATCAAGGACGCGTCGAAGTTCCCCGCCGACCGCAAGGAGGAGCTCGACCAGGTCTCCGTGGACGAGGCGATCGCCCAGGACGCCTTCCTCTTCTGGAATCACCCGGGCTGGAAGGCCAAGGAAATCCCCGGCTCCTACGAGTGGATCCCCTTCGTCGAAAAGCTCCATCAGGAGAAGAAGCTGCACGGCATCGAGGTCGCGAACGGCCACGGCATCCACACGAAGGCCATCGACTGGGCGCTGGAGCGCAATCTCACGATCATCGGCAACACCGACGTGCACAACCTGATCTCGCACGAGTACAAGGGTCACCGCACGATGACGCTCGTCTTTGCAAAGGACCGCTCCGCCGAGGCCATCCGCGAGGCGCTCGTCGCCGGCCGCACCGTCGCGTGGGCCGGAAAGTATCTGATCGGCCGCGAGGACAATGCGAAGGGACTCTTCGAGGCCGCGGTGAAGGTCGCCCCGGTGCATCACGAGGCCACCGACCGCAACAACGCGAAGCGGAAGTTCCGCGAGGTGACGAATGACAGCGACCTCGTCTTCGAGATGAAGGCGCGCGGCCTGCCGAAAATCGTCCTGAATCCCGGCAGCACGCAGCTTGTCTCCTTCCCCGCCGAATGGACGGAGGTGGAGTGGCAGGTGACGAACGTGTTCGTCGGCACCGAGAAGCGCCTCAAGGTGAAGGTCAGCCTGCCATGA
- a CDS encoding ABC transporter permease: MNELLLSLRLSWHVVVRNWTVYRKDFLANISPTLADPALILGSLGMGLSGFVGQIDGMSYAQFLAPGMIATTALFTAFFESSYGFYVRMTFESVFKAMLTTPIGVKEVVTGEFMWVFVRAGLMGLGVALVLLALGLLPNPLAILICPLIAGTLALPCAAIGLLASAWVRNINQFQTVYSFLIAPIFYLSGVFFPVQSGSALGTVVQFSPFYHGVKLIQYTVWGRADWSAILWHSSLLLAFVVVLCGISFRFIGRKLTT; this comes from the coding sequence ATGAATGAACTGCTCCTGAGCCTCAGGCTGAGCTGGCACGTGGTCGTCCGGAACTGGACGGTCTACCGTAAGGATTTCCTCGCGAATATCTCGCCGACGCTGGCGGACCCCGCGCTCATCCTCGGCTCGCTCGGCATGGGCCTGTCGGGCTTCGTCGGGCAGATCGACGGGATGAGCTACGCGCAATTCCTCGCGCCGGGGATGATCGCCACCACGGCGCTCTTCACCGCGTTCTTCGAGAGCAGCTACGGCTTCTACGTCCGCATGACCTTCGAGTCGGTCTTCAAGGCGATGCTGACCACACCCATCGGCGTGAAGGAAGTGGTGACCGGCGAGTTCATGTGGGTCTTCGTCCGCGCTGGCCTCATGGGGCTCGGCGTCGCGCTGGTGCTGCTGGCACTCGGCCTGTTGCCAAATCCGCTGGCCATCCTGATCTGCCCCCTCATCGCGGGCACGCTCGCCCTTCCCTGCGCGGCCATCGGCTTGCTCGCCTCGGCGTGGGTGCGGAATATCAATCAATTCCAGACCGTCTACTCCTTCCTCATCGCCCCGATCTTCTACCTGTCCGGCGTGTTCTTCCCCGTGCAGTCGGGCTCGGCCCTCGGGACGGTGGTGCAGTTCTCGCCCTTCTATCACGGCGTGAAGCTGATCCAGTACACCGTCTGGGGCCGCGCGGACTGGAGCGCCATCCTCTGGCACTCCAGTCTCTTGCTGGCCTTCGTGGTGGTGCTCTGCGGGATCTCCTTCCGCTTCATCGGCAGGAAGCTCACCACCTGA
- a CDS encoding ABC transporter ATP-binding protein: protein MTDSPIIQARGVAKRFDDFEALAALDLEVKKGQCVGLLGPNGAGKSTFIGCLYGVVVRSGGELNVFGLDPATQARDIKRRIGVVPQENALDDGLTVLENMRIYASFGGLSRKVADPRIAELLSYMLLENKKDATIKTLSGGMKRRLTFVRALLADPELLILDEPTTGLDPSVRHLLWEKVIELRSRGKTILVTTHYMHEAEVLCDQIVILDRGKVVGTGAPRELIEREAPGFVGIFPAGVEEALKPHLAATWELFHQGQQCCVRAPRFDDLLELQRTSGVTALQLRPSNLEDVYLKLTGSELNDDE from the coding sequence ATGACCGACTCTCCCATCATCCAGGCTCGTGGCGTGGCGAAGCGCTTCGATGATTTCGAGGCGCTGGCCGCCTTGGATCTCGAGGTGAAGAAGGGCCAGTGTGTCGGTCTGCTGGGGCCGAATGGTGCGGGCAAGTCCACCTTCATCGGCTGCCTCTACGGCGTCGTTGTGCGCAGCGGCGGCGAGCTGAATGTCTTCGGCCTCGACCCCGCGACGCAGGCCCGCGACATCAAGCGCCGCATCGGCGTGGTGCCTCAGGAGAATGCCCTCGATGACGGCCTGACGGTGCTGGAGAACATGCGGATCTACGCGAGCTTCGGCGGGCTTTCCAGAAAGGTGGCCGACCCGCGCATCGCCGAGCTGCTCTCCTACATGCTGCTGGAGAACAAGAAGGACGCGACGATCAAGACGCTCTCCGGCGGCATGAAGCGCCGCCTCACCTTCGTCCGCGCGCTGCTGGCAGATCCGGAATTGCTCATCCTCGACGAGCCGACCACCGGCCTCGATCCCTCGGTGCGACACCTCCTGTGGGAAAAGGTCATCGAGCTCCGCTCGCGCGGGAAGACCATCCTCGTCACCACCCACTACATGCACGAGGCGGAGGTGCTGTGTGACCAGATCGTGATCCTCGACCGCGGCAAGGTGGTGGGCACGGGCGCGCCGCGCGAGCTGATAGAGCGCGAGGCACCCGGCTTCGTCGGCATCTTCCCCGCAGGCGTCGAGGAGGCGCTTAAGCCGCACCTGGCCGCGACGTGGGAACTCTTCCACCAGGGACAGCAGTGCTGCGTGCGCGCACCGCGCTTCGATGACCTGCTGGAACTCCAGCGCACCTCCGGCGTGACCGCGCTGCAACTGCGTCCGTCGAACCTGGAGGACGTGTACCTGAAACTCACCGGCAGCGAGCTGAACGACGATGAATGA